GCCGTATCGATAACAGAGCCGCCCCCTACGGCGACAATGCAGTCAAAATCCACGCTTTCACCAAAACGAATAGCGTCCATGAACGAATGTTCGTTGGGTTCAATTCTGACTCGGTCGTATACCTGGAAATCGATCCTATTGTCTTCGAGCGATTGTAATACCGTCAGAACAGGTGGAAGTTTTGCCAACAGTTGATCTGTCAATACCAATGCTTTTTTGTAACCTGCGTCGGCGAGATCCATGCCGATTTCCGCCGTTATACCTGCACCGAATCGTATGCTCGATGTCGCCATTTCAAACGCGTAATCTTTTTCCATTTTATCCAATTAGAGTAAGGTTAAATTCGATCGGGAAGGGGAGTCTTCGGCCATGGTATCGGGTCCCTTACGAGTCGATTGGAAGCAGTTGACCTTAGCAACGCTTTTTGCACGCTGGGCTACACTGATGATTACAGGTCGAGGGAAACAAATATGACGGAAGAAAAATGGGATCAGATTTTTGCGGTAAATACCAAGGGCCCATTTTTTGTCATTCGTGCCGCCACTCCCTTACTTAAAAAGGGCCCCTCATCTTCCGTCGTTAATATCTCGTCTGCCGCTGGGGTTTCTGGCTTTGGATCTTCAGTTGCTTATTGCGCAAGTAAGGGCACTCTTAATACCATGACCAAAACATTGGCTCGGGCCCTTGCTCCGAAAATCCGGGTTAATGCCGTTTACCCGGGACCGATAGACAGTCGATGGCTGAGGCAAGGCATGACGGAGGAAGAAATTCAAGATCGTGTTTCGTCCTTACCTATATCCGAGATCGTTTCTCCTGATGATGTCGCCGATACGGTTGCATACCTGGCAACAGGCACCAGTAAAACTACCGGCCAATTGCTAACCGTTGATTGCGGACGAAGCATGTAAATTCTTTCTTCTCAACAAACACACAAATCTCAGTTACAAATACTCCGACTCTTCCTTTCGAGTTGGTCCTTAGTTTTCTTATTCAATACAAGCGCTATGAAATTTTTTCTCAATGGAAGTTGGCAAGGCCGCGATGAAGTTATCGAGGTAAAAAATCCTTTTAATGGAAGTGTCGTTGACACGGTTCCAAAAGCAACCGCAGCGGATGTGGAAACGGCTCTACAAGCAGCTGAAGCAGGAGCCAAGGTCATGGCCGGGTTGACGGGTTACGAGCGATTTCTGATCCTCCGGAAAACCGCCGACCTGATGCGCGAGCGTTTGGAAGATTTGGCCCATACGCTGAGTTCCGAAGAGGGCAAGATTTTGACGGAAGCTCGACTTGAAGTAGATCGCTCGGCCCAGACGATCGAACTGAGCGGCGAGGAAGCCAAGCGTCTAAGTGGCGAAGTGCTTCCTCTGGATGGGGGCAAAGGTGTGCACAACAAGTTTGGGTTCACCCTTCGAGTTCCGTGTGGGGTAGTTGCAGCTATTACTCCGTTTAATTTTCCACTGAACCTGGTTTGCCATAAGCTGGGACCAGCTCTGGCAGGTGGAAACTCTGTTATCCTCAAACCAGCGAGCGACACTCCACTCGTCTCATTAAAATTGATCGAAATTCTTTTGGAAGCCGGATTGCCGCCTCTAGCGGTATCCTGCATAACGGGCAGTGGAGCCAGCATAGGGGATGGTATTTGTTCCGACCCGCGTGTCCGGAAAATTTCTTTTACCGGAAGCAAAGAAGTCGGAGAACACATCTGCAGAGTTGCCGGAATCAAAAAGGTTACCATGGAGCTTGGCTCCAACAGTCCACTCATTGTGCTGCCCGATGCCGATTTGGATTTGGTGGCTCAACTGACGGTTGCGTCTGGTTTCGCTAATGCCGGGCAAGTCTGTATTTCTGCTCAACGATTGATCGTGGTGGATTCCATTCACGACGCGATGA
The DNA window shown above is from Verrucomicrobiota bacterium and carries:
- a CDS encoding aldehyde dehydrogenase family protein, with amino-acid sequence MKFFLNGSWQGRDEVIEVKNPFNGSVVDTVPKATAADVETALQAAEAGAKVMAGLTGYERFLILRKTADLMRERLEDLAHTLSSEEGKILTEARLEVDRSAQTIELSGEEAKRLSGEVLPLDGGKGVHNKFGFTLRVPCGVVAAITPFNFPLNLVCHKLGPALAGGNSVILKPASDTPLVSLKLIEILLEAGLPPLAVSCITGSGASIGDGICSDPRVRKISFTGSKEVGEHICRVAGIKKVTMELGSNSPLIVLPDADLDLVAQLTVASGFANAGQVCISAQRLIVVDSIHDAMMDALLPRVEALVAGNQLADGSNMGPMVREADAARVESWLREAESAGAKILTGGGRSGALMQPTLLGDVTPDMRVSREEIFGPAVGVQKVKDIDEAVRMANDTEFGLSAGIFTQDIDAAMRFAREVHSGNIHINWGPMWRTDCMPYGGLKGSGTGKEGPKYAVEEMTETKTVVIHSK
- a CDS encoding SDR family NAD(P)-dependent oxidoreductase, with amino-acid sequence MEAVDLSNAFCTLGYTDDYRSRETNMTEEKWDQIFAVNTKGPFFVIRAATPLLKKGPSSSVVNISSAAGVSGFGSSVAYCASKGTLNTMTKTLARALAPKIRVNAVYPGPIDSRWLRQGMTEEEIQDRVSSLPISEIVSPDDVADTVAYLATGTSKTTGQLLTVDCGRSM